In a single window of the Deinococcus aetherius genome:
- a CDS encoding FAD-dependent oxidoreductase yields MTLPYHTEPRTWDVLVAGGGTAGAIAGIAAARAGARVLVVEAQGSLGGTGTNAWVTPLMRNVSAGRNLNRGLTDELKARLHARGDGATDPGGNDNWFNPEGMKFVLEEMLLESGGEVLYHTHVVQPLVEVGRITALVVHNKGGLQALHAGVFIDSTGDADVAVGADVPFHAGDEEGIHQAMSLRFTLAGVDTGRLCAFLNAHGQGQTGPSFLHFWMVWGKKSTLEPLFREAVDSGVLLERDGDYFQGFSVPGRPGEISFNCPRIRADLNDGADPWHLSAAQTDGRAAIDRLTAFCRRYLKGCESAYIGTVAPMVGVRETRRIVGEYTLTLEDILDCRRFEDSICRNHYPVDIHSVKAGAHLLHEREGKAPYFAPDAYHEIPYRSIVPQGITNLLVPGRSASSTFEAQSAIRVQQNCHTMGEAAGIAAAWSAREHGGRVRCVDVAALQAEMRRLGGNV; encoded by the coding sequence GTGACTCTCCCCTACCACACCGAACCCCGCACCTGGGATGTCCTCGTCGCCGGGGGCGGCACCGCTGGCGCCATCGCGGGCATCGCCGCCGCGCGGGCCGGGGCGCGCGTGCTCGTCGTGGAGGCGCAGGGCAGCCTGGGCGGCACGGGGACGAACGCGTGGGTGACGCCGCTGATGCGCAACGTCTCGGCGGGGCGGAACCTCAACCGGGGGCTGACGGACGAACTCAAGGCGAGACTGCACGCGCGGGGCGACGGGGCGACCGACCCCGGCGGCAACGACAACTGGTTCAACCCCGAGGGCATGAAGTTCGTGCTGGAGGAGATGCTGCTGGAGTCGGGCGGTGAGGTGCTGTACCACACGCATGTCGTCCAGCCGCTCGTGGAGGTGGGGCGGATCACCGCGCTCGTCGTCCACAACAAGGGGGGATTGCAGGCCCTTCACGCGGGCGTGTTCATCGACTCCACAGGGGACGCGGACGTGGCCGTGGGGGCGGACGTTCCCTTCCACGCGGGCGACGAGGAGGGCATCCACCAGGCGATGAGCCTGCGCTTCACGCTCGCGGGGGTGGACACGGGGCGGCTGTGCGCCTTCCTGAACGCCCACGGGCAGGGGCAGACGGGCCCCAGCTTCCTGCACTTCTGGATGGTGTGGGGCAAGAAGTCCACCCTCGAACCCCTCTTCCGGGAGGCGGTGGACTCCGGCGTGCTGCTGGAGCGCGACGGCGACTACTTCCAGGGGTTCAGCGTGCCGGGGCGGCCCGGCGAGATCAGCTTCAACTGCCCGCGCATCCGGGCGGACCTCAACGACGGGGCGGACCCCTGGCACCTCAGCGCGGCGCAGACGGACGGGCGGGCGGCGATAGACCGGCTGACCGCGTTCTGCCGCCGTTACCTGAAGGGGTGCGAGTCGGCCTACATCGGCACCGTCGCCCCGATGGTGGGGGTGCGCGAGACACGGCGCATCGTTGGGGAATACACGCTGACCCTGGAGGACATCCTCGACTGCCGCCGCTTCGAGGACTCGATCTGCCGCAACCACTACCCGGTGGACATCCACTCGGTGAAGGCGGGGGCCCACCTCCTGCACGAGCGGGAGGGAAAGGCGCCGTACTTCGCCCCTGACGCCTACCACGAGATTCCCTACCGCTCCATCGTGCCGCAGGGGATCACCAACCTCCTCGTGCCGGGCCGCTCGGCGTCGAGCACCTTCGAGGCGCAGTCGGCGATCCGGGTGCAGCAGAACTGTCACACGATGGGCGAGGCGGCGGGGATCGCGGCGGCGTGGTCGGCGCGGGAGCACGGGGGCCGGGTGCGCTGCGTGGACGTGGCGGCCCTGCAAGCGGAGATGCGGCGGCTGGGGGGGAACGTGTGA